CTTTTTCACCTTGCCATAACAGGTCTTTAGCGTCCTCATTAAAATCTTTCCGGTGTGGTTCCCACGTTTTAAGTAAATCTAGGGCATTGGTGGTGGCATCAAAATCACTGAAGGCTAAAATATTTTCTGGAGCGTCTACCCCAACTTTTATAAAGTATTTGCCCGTTTCTTTGAATTTAAGGTAATGTTCGCCCACATATTCTAACTTGCCCCTTGCTCTGTTATCAATACCTGATTTGTCTGATTCGGCCACGGTAAAATTACCGGTTGTTCCATCTATATATTCTGCGCTGGTGGCATTATTAACAGCATCTGCAACGGCAATATTGGTTCCCTTTTTAAAGGAAGTCTTAAAATTCCAATTTCCAGTAGCGTTTGGAGCAAAACGGACTATCCACTTATTTCCTTTTTCTGCCCCTGTTTCTGCGGCATTACCATCTGCGGCATAGAAACCGGGTACTACAAAGGTCTGATCATTATTAGTAAATGTAACGTCTAGTCGGTAGTCCACAAAAGGATTTACCTCATTCATTTCATCAGTAGAGGGGCCGTTGAAAACTAATTCTATTTTGTGCCACTTTTTGAGTTCCCCCTGAATAGTATATTCCGGTTCGGATTGGCAACCGGAAACCAAAGTTGTGAAAAAAAAGACTGTACTGAGTAAAAAGGATGTTTTTATAAAAGGATAGTTCATGTTTTCCATTTTAATTATTTTTCAAATAGCTTGTAGAAGTAGAATTTTGATATAAAACTGAAAGAATATCACCTATGTTGTTTAGTGAAACCCTCCTGTGATTTCCTCTAGTTTATTAAAGAATGCTTTTTTTCGAGGTGAGCTTATCTCCCAATTGACAGGTACGGATTGGTAACCATCATTGAAGTTTTCATCCTTCATTCTAAAATCAAAATAACCCCAAGAGGCAAATGCTTTTACTGCTTCAACAAAATTGTTGGATGGTTTGTCAAAATCAAAATGGTCATCTTCATTAAAAACTATAGGCATAGGGCGATAAGAGGGTAGAGCCCTTACTTGGGCAACCATTTCTGTAATACGGTTTGGGTTACTTACTCCATTTCCATGTATCAATACATAATCAGAAACTTCAACAACTTTATCTGGTGGTAAGGTATTTCCGTTGAAACTAGTGGAGACCAATAGGGATGGGGCTATTTTTTTTACTCTTGAAATTAGCTCATGTATACGGTGTTGACCTATAATTTTGTGTTGATAGGCTCCATTATTACTTTCGTTGGCTACTTCTAAAATAATATTGGTGTAACCTTTTTTAGAAATCCATGCTACCACATTATCTACTGCTGCAATAACAGCCTTTTCATCTTTTAGACGTTCGTCCTGACCGAAATAGAATATACTTAAATTGACCACCATGCCTAATTCGTCAGCCCTTTCAATAATCCGAGCCATTCTTTTTGCAAATGCCGGGCGTAGAGAGCCGTTGGAGTCAAAGGCATTGTTTTCCCAAGGTTGAACTTTTGAATAACCTTCAGGACTACCGCCTTGAAAATTAATATTGAAAGCCAACAAACCTTTATCGTACCAACCATCCATGGCTGCGATGAATTCATCTGTGTTTCGATCAGCATCCCAAGTGTTAGTGTCGGGATATTTCCAGCGGTCTACGGTTTCAGGATTTAAATCGTCAAACACCCCTTGCACCATTCTGGAATTCATGAGAAGTCCTTCTATACTGTGACCTTGCCAAGTACGCCCTTTGTATGTAGGCTCACCATTTATAAAAAACTTATCTTTTTCAATAGTAACTACTGTTTTTCTTTCTTTTTTCTCAGGAGGAGGCTCGTTACCAAAAGAAATAGAATAACCGAATAAAAGAAGTAAGGAGGCAATAATGTACTTTTTCATAAATATTGTTTTATTATTGAATTGTTCTGGGCAAAGTATTATTAATTGGTTGTAACGATTGCTTGGTTGCTATAATTCATTACTGATGCGCCTTGAGCTTGAGCGCCTATTCTAAGATAGTATTCTACTCCAGATTCTAAACCGTCAATGACTACATTTCCAGAAAGTTCTGAAAGTTCTACTGTTTTTGTGAAATAGACGTTGGTTCTGGATCCAGTTGCTGCCGTAGGATGCTTTACTGTACTACAATAAATTTCCATTTTGCTTACAGAATTCCCTTGATTTGGGGAAATTACATATTCTACAGAGATGGTCTGTCCTGCTGTGTTGGCAGAAGAAATTTTTGGAGTAATTAACGGTACTACGGTAAAAGATTTTTCAATCATTTCCTGCGTACTAAAGTCAACGGAAACAGTATCGGAAGCGACTATAGGCCCTTCCAACCAAACTTTGTGAGCCTTAGGGTACATTTTTAAATTTTGGTAAGCCCCTTCTCCATCAACCCGTATCTGTGTGGGCTGTTCATCACCTTCGCCCAAAAGATAAACTACAAGGTTGTTACTGTTTAAATCACCAAACAATGCCGTGCCATCATTATCGCTAATCATGCCCGAAATAGTTCCGTTAAATCCAAAATCCGTTACCTCGTCTTCGCAGCTAAAAGTAACTGTAGCTATGAATGTCAATAAAATCAATTTTATATTGGTCGTTTTCATCTTTTCCATTTTTTGATTAGTATAATGGGTTTTGTTCCAACAACGGATTGTTGTTTAGCATCTCGTTCGTTATGGGAAGGTAATAATGTTCTTGTCTAAAAACACGGTTAAAAGTTTCCGCCAATAAAGGAAGAAAATAGTACTGATTGGAGTCGTAATGCCATATGATTTTAAGCCCATTAAATTGGTTGTTCAATACGTCATCTGCAATGCGCCATCTTCTCAAATCCCAGAAGCGCTTATTTTCAAAAGCAAATTCTGCCATCCATTCGGTCTGTATTTTTTCTATGTTTATGGTGCTCTCGTCAACAAGACTAATGCCTGCTCTTTCTCTGGTGGCATTTAGTGCTGTAACTGCTTGCGCTGTATTACCGAGTTGAAATTCTGCTTCGGCCTTGGTGAGATATACTTCGGCCAATCTCATAATTGTCCAATCTACTTGGCTTTGACTAGCCGGTACGGGTAAGTTGGGTTCATCACACCATTTGCGCACTAAGAAACCTGAGTTGGTAGTTTTGTCATCACCAACTACTAATCTAGAATCAACACCTACTTGCTTTACCCCTTCATAACTTAGACTAGGATTGTTTACAATATTGGATGGGTCTGGGGTATTTCCGGTATCAATACCTTCGTAAGTTTGAATTTGATCATCTACAAAGAATGAACCCTGAAAGAGAACAGTTGCATTTAAGCGAGGGTCTTTGTCTTTAAATAGGTCCCATCCATCTGTATATAGATTGTCTTCGTTAAAAAATTGAGTGTAATCAGTGGTAGAGCCGTCCACATTTTCATATTTTAAAATAAAGTCTAGAGTTGGATTACATCTGGCTCCTTGCCCACTGGCAAATCGTGGAGGTGCTTTCCAATGATCCCAATCATGTCTTACCTCAACACCATTAAATTCTTTGGCAAACATTATTTCGCTATTGCCTTCTTCTAAAAATATGTATTGGTAGTTCTGAGCTTTGTCCTCCTTGCCGGAATAGAGCTCATACGGACCAGTAGTTAATACCGTGTTTGCTGCTGTAGCTGCTTTTTGGAAAAAATCATCTGCTCTATTTTCTGGCACACCAACAATTCCATTAAGTTGTACGGAACCATATTTTGCAATAGAAGCTGCCCAAAGGTTCGCTCTCGCTTGAAAGGCCAATGTTGCCCACTTATTTATGCGTGCTGTTGGTGTTTGACTTTCACTATTTTCAAGTAACGTAATCGCTCTTGTGAGTTCAGTATCTATAAAATCATAAACTTCAACTTCGGTATTTCTTTCTTTTAGTTCTTCATTTATTTCTCCGAAAGGATCAATTACTTCGGTTACTATGGGAACACCACCATACCGTTTTGCCATTTCGAAATATGCAACTGCACGCATAGTTGTGACTTCTCCTTCTAATTGAGCTTTAACTTCTTCTGCAATAGGTGCTTCAGTTACATTTTCAAGAAAAGTGTTGCAGTCTCTGATGTACTCATAATCCCAATATTCAAGATCGTTGGGCACATTTCCTTTAGACATTGTTCCTTGAGTAATTGGGTTGCTGTTTCCACTGCTGCCCGTACCTTCATCAGAGTATTCAAAATAATCTTCAAAGGCAAAAGAAGGGAATCTATCATAAAGATCGATAACGTATCCCTGCATGAGAGACTCACTCTGCCAAACTTCCTCGTCTGAGATCTTATCGAGAGGCTTACGGTCAAGAACATCATTGTCGCAACTATAGATTCCTGCTATAATGGCAATAATTCCTATTATAAATATCTTATTTTTCATTGTTCGTTTTTTTAGAATTAAAAATCCAGAATCAATCCAAGACTATATGTTGATGTAGAGGGATAGTTTAGAGCGGCATTATTACCACCATTACTATTTTGAAGTTCTGGGTCATAAAAATCTAGAGAAGAAAAAGTAAGAACATTGTATCCAGAATAGTAAACTTTAAGATTGTCTATTCCGTAACGATTCACTACTTTTTTGGGGAGGTTGTACCCCAGTTCAATTGATTTTAAACGAATGTAATTTCCGCTTTTGTACCAAAAACTAGAGTTGGCATTCGTGTTATGGGTCTGATATCCTGGCCAGTAAAATCTTGGGAATGTGGGGTGAGAATCTACATTTGCTGGCATTCCCCATTCGTTTTGAGGAACATAGGATTCATTGTACATTTCAGAAAATGGAGCATTGCCTCCTCTAAAGGGTTCACTTAAATCACCGCTAGCGCCATAATGTATATCATAAAGCCCAGCACCTTGCCAGAGCATGCTAAAGTCTATTCCTTTCCATGAAATGGAATTATTGATACCGAATATTATATCGGGAGAAGTACCTCTGCCAATTATAACATTGTCTTGCGAATTGATCACACCATCTCCGTTGTAATCTATTAGTTTAATGTCTCCTACGTTTACGGTAGCATTATTTCTACCATCAATTACGGCCCAATCATCTATTTCTTCTTGGGACGTGAAGACTCCGTCAGACTGGTAGCCCCAGCTAGTGTCCGACCATTGTCCTATTTTATTGTTACGCCTAAAATCTTCTTCGGAAGCATATTCGGGTTGATCTATATACTCAATTTTCTCACGTGAATAAGAAATGTTGCCGCCTAAACTAAATCGTACCTCGCCAATGTTGGTGGCATACTGTAAAGACATTTCTATACCTCGGTTACTGTATTCTTCTATGTTTTCTTTGGGCAATGTAGCGCCTACAATATCGGGGAGTGAAACCTGTCTGTTTCCTAGAACGTCACTACGTTTACGATAGAAGGCGTCTATTGCACCAGAGAATTTGTTATTAAAAAGACCGTAATCTAGGCCAATATTAGTTGTGGTCATTTTTTCCCAAGTAATGTTGTAGTTAGGAACATTATCGGCATTAATACCAGATTTAATCACGCCGTCTACCATTACTTGCGCAGGTTGAATGGAGTAAGTAGATAGGTATTGATAATCTCCAGTATTATCATACCCTAACTTACCCCATGATGCACGAAGTTTAAGGCTATTGATAAAAGGCAACTTCTCTTTAACAAAG
This genomic interval from Zobellia roscoffensis contains the following:
- a CDS encoding RagB/SusD family nutrient uptake outer membrane protein, translating into MKNKIFIIGIIAIIAGIYSCDNDVLDRKPLDKISDEEVWQSESLMQGYVIDLYDRFPSFAFEDYFEYSDEGTGSSGNSNPITQGTMSKGNVPNDLEYWDYEYIRDCNTFLENVTEAPIAEEVKAQLEGEVTTMRAVAYFEMAKRYGGVPIVTEVIDPFGEINEELKERNTEVEVYDFIDTELTRAITLLENSESQTPTARINKWATLAFQARANLWAASIAKYGSVQLNGIVGVPENRADDFFQKAATAANTVLTTGPYELYSGKEDKAQNYQYIFLEEGNSEIMFAKEFNGVEVRHDWDHWKAPPRFASGQGARCNPTLDFILKYENVDGSTTDYTQFFNEDNLYTDGWDLFKDKDPRLNATVLFQGSFFVDDQIQTYEGIDTGNTPDPSNIVNNPSLSYEGVKQVGVDSRLVVGDDKTTNSGFLVRKWCDEPNLPVPASQSQVDWTIMRLAEVYLTKAEAEFQLGNTAQAVTALNATRERAGISLVDESTINIEKIQTEWMAEFAFENKRFWDLRRWRIADDVLNNQFNGLKIIWHYDSNQYYFLPLLAETFNRVFRQEHYYLPITNEMLNNNPLLEQNPLY